In the Enterococcus saigonensis genome, one interval contains:
- a CDS encoding DsbA family protein, translating to MIEIYLFVNPLGAICLGSEQHLWNFVQTSEQKIQFRLMPLVNMQTIDAILTRQGTAKHDIAARNQLFENTYSAALDAKALQLQGKKKAREFLMHIQEAVACKKQKYSQTLVISLVEAVGGDVEMFKEDRRSDLVKTLFQEDQNIAREMGITTHPSAVVYNYACERDYGVLLEGAQALADIPRLCQIDQENYQIFHIDGYLQRKNERRVTHDTKHLKLM from the coding sequence GTGATTGAAATTTATTTGTTTGTCAATCCTCTAGGCGCTATCTGTTTAGGTTCAGAGCAGCATCTGTGGAATTTTGTGCAAACATCAGAACAAAAAATCCAATTTAGGTTAATGCCTTTAGTGAATATGCAAACAATCGATGCGATCTTAACACGCCAAGGAACAGCCAAACATGATATTGCTGCTAGAAATCAACTTTTTGAAAATACTTATTCTGCTGCTTTAGATGCCAAAGCGCTCCAACTGCAAGGCAAAAAGAAAGCCCGTGAATTTTTAATGCACATACAAGAAGCAGTTGCATGTAAGAAGCAAAAATATAGTCAAACTTTGGTGATTTCATTAGTCGAAGCTGTCGGTGGTGATGTAGAGATGTTTAAAGAAGATCGCCGTAGTGATTTAGTAAAAACGTTATTCCAAGAAGATCAAAATATCGCCAGAGAAATGGGAATTACTACTCACCCTTCTGCCGTTGTTTACAACTATGCCTGTGAACGAGATTATGGTGTGTTATTAGAAGGCGCACAAGCATTAGCAGACATTCCTCGACTTTGTCAAATCGACCAAGAAAATTATCAAATTTTTCATATCGATGGTTACCTACAACGGAAAAATGAGCGTCGAGTTACACATGATACCAAACATCTAAAATTAATGTAA
- the pepF gene encoding oligoendopeptidase F: protein MATTQLPSRESLPEEMTWDLTPIFANDQAFDTAFAELKEELKQADKYKGTLANGSTAFLQALEFCLTVYRKIETLYVYSHLKNDQDTGNTTYQGLYARASSLLAESSAAISWFEPEVLTLSDSQIWSYFEEEPKLAIYRHYVAQMVDNRAHILPADQEELLAGASEIFNAPDDIFSVLNNADLVFPVIEGSDGEKIQLSHGVYGQLMEATDRNVREAAFKGLYRIYGQFRNTFAQTLSSHVKGHNFKAKVRKYSSAREASLSNNHIPESVYDTLVTVVNKHLPLLHRYVALRKKLLATDKLHMYDMYTPVLGEAPISYTYEQAVKKAKEALQIMGPEYNEIVKEAFSSRWIDVIENKGKRSGAYSSGAYDTAPYILMNWHDTLDQLFTLVHEMGHSVHSYFTRSNQPFVYGDYSIFLAEIASTTNENILTEYLLETEKDSKVRAYVLNHYLDGFKGTIFRQTQFAEFEHFIHTADAKGTPLTSEYLSDYYGDLNTKYYGPDVENDEEIKLEWARIPHFYYNYYVYQYATGFSAASALAKKILAKEDGALDHYLNYLKAGNSDYPIEVMKKAGVDMTKADYIEDAMKMFEQRLSELETLVTTL, encoded by the coding sequence ATGGCGACAACACAATTACCGAGCAGAGAGAGCTTGCCAGAAGAAATGACATGGGATTTAACACCAATTTTTGCTAATGATCAAGCTTTTGACACAGCCTTTGCTGAGTTGAAGGAAGAATTAAAACAAGCAGATAAATACAAAGGAACCTTAGCGAATGGTTCGACAGCATTTTTACAAGCTTTGGAATTTTGTTTGACTGTTTATCGTAAAATAGAAACGTTATATGTTTATAGTCACTTGAAAAATGACCAAGATACAGGTAATACCACATATCAAGGGCTATATGCAAGAGCTAGTAGTTTATTAGCAGAAAGTAGTGCAGCAATTTCTTGGTTTGAGCCAGAAGTTTTAACATTGTCTGATAGTCAGATTTGGTCTTATTTTGAAGAAGAGCCAAAACTAGCAATTTATCGTCATTATGTTGCACAAATGGTCGATAACCGCGCCCATATTTTACCAGCAGACCAAGAAGAATTATTAGCCGGTGCAAGTGAGATTTTTAATGCGCCAGATGATATTTTTTCTGTGTTAAATAACGCTGATCTTGTTTTTCCGGTAATTGAAGGCAGTGACGGTGAGAAAATTCAATTATCCCATGGTGTCTATGGTCAATTAATGGAGGCAACTGATCGTAATGTACGAGAAGCTGCTTTTAAGGGATTGTATCGTATTTATGGTCAGTTTCGTAATACGTTTGCGCAAACATTAAGCTCACACGTCAAAGGACACAATTTTAAAGCAAAAGTAAGAAAGTATTCCTCAGCTAGAGAAGCATCTTTAAGTAATAATCATATTCCTGAAAGTGTCTATGATACATTAGTAACAGTTGTTAATAAACATTTGCCGTTATTGCATCGCTATGTTGCTTTACGGAAAAAATTACTTGCGACGGATAAATTGCATATGTACGATATGTATACGCCTGTTCTTGGTGAGGCACCGATTAGTTATACTTATGAACAAGCTGTAAAAAAAGCCAAAGAAGCGCTACAGATTATGGGACCGGAATACAATGAGATTGTCAAAGAAGCTTTTTCAAGCCGATGGATTGATGTGATTGAAAATAAAGGCAAGCGCAGTGGGGCATATTCTTCTGGTGCTTACGATACAGCCCCATACATTTTAATGAATTGGCATGACACTCTTGATCAATTGTTTACTTTAGTCCATGAAATGGGACACAGTGTTCATAGCTATTTTACGCGTAGTAATCAACCATTTGTTTACGGAGATTATTCCATCTTTTTAGCGGAAATTGCTTCTACAACGAATGAAAATATTTTAACAGAATATTTATTAGAAACAGAAAAAGATTCTAAAGTACGGGCTTACGTCTTGAATCACTATTTAGATGGTTTCAAAGGAACAATTTTCCGTCAAACTCAATTTGCCGAGTTTGAGCATTTTATTCATACAGCAGATGCAAAAGGAACGCCTTTAACTAGTGAGTATTTGAGTGATTACTATGGAGATTTGAATACCAAGTATTATGGACCAGATGTAGAAAATGATGAAGAGATTAAATTGGAATGGGCGCGAATTCCGCATTTTTACTACAATTATTATGTTTATCAGTACGCGACTGGTTTTTCAGCAGCCTCAGCTTTAGCTAAAAAAATACTGGCAAAAGAAGATGGTGCTCTAGATCACTATTTGAATTATTTAAAAGCTGGAAATAGTGATTATCCAATTGAAGTAATGAAAAAAGCTGGCGTGGACATGACTAAAGCAGATTATATCGAAGATGCTATGAAGATGTTTGAACAACGACTAAGCGAATTAGAAACGTTAGTAACGACATTATAA
- a CDS encoding competence protein CoiA, with translation MLIARNKKGEFVVALAAIKDEEYHCPVCKRPVCLKQGKKQCAHFAHYQKESCKTLSEGETKEHITGKEWLHKRLKNSQLEVYLPQLKQRPDLLFMKTAVEFQCSPLELERLKKRTLNYQSFHYQPWWIVGRNFIPKQQLSQLQKAFCYWDKTVYLWHLDTQAKQLRVYYLTSWNFKHGYNWQCQNITENNAVPALQSDLFGLTLSKTHWPSMSYKHFLRQRLFQQQPRFLRLQQFFYLNSGNLLDLPFWCYTKSRYHFFFEHELLFLRFLYLRTKTCQQWLQGLAQLNWQWNFPLISQKLILKEIYLECQCLANQ, from the coding sequence ATGTTAATCGCCAGAAATAAAAAAGGAGAGTTTGTCGTTGCTTTAGCTGCAATAAAAGATGAGGAGTATCATTGTCCAGTTTGTAAGAGACCGGTTTGCTTAAAACAAGGAAAAAAGCAATGCGCACATTTTGCGCATTATCAAAAAGAATCCTGTAAAACATTGTCAGAAGGTGAAACCAAAGAGCATATTACTGGCAAAGAGTGGCTCCACAAACGATTAAAGAATAGTCAATTGGAAGTCTATTTGCCGCAATTAAAGCAACGACCAGATTTGCTTTTTATGAAAACAGCTGTTGAATTTCAATGTTCACCATTGGAATTGGAACGTCTGAAAAAAAGGACACTAAACTATCAATCTTTTCATTATCAGCCTTGGTGGATTGTGGGGAGAAATTTTATCCCTAAACAGCAGCTGAGTCAGTTGCAAAAAGCTTTTTGTTATTGGGATAAGACAGTGTATTTATGGCATTTGGATACTCAAGCAAAACAGCTCAGGGTCTATTATCTTACGAGCTGGAATTTTAAACACGGGTATAATTGGCAGTGCCAAAATATAACTGAAAATAATGCAGTTCCAGCATTACAATCTGATTTATTCGGGTTGACACTTAGCAAAACTCATTGGCCTAGCATGTCCTATAAACATTTTTTACGCCAACGTCTATTTCAACAGCAGCCACGTTTTTTGCGATTGCAACAATTTTTTTATTTGAATAGCGGTAACTTGTTGGACTTGCCCTTTTGGTGTTACACCAAAAGTCGTTATCATTTTTTCTTTGAGCATGAACTATTATTTCTCCGTTTTTTGTATTTACGTACGAAAACTTGTCAGCAATGGTTGCAAGGTTTAGCCCAACTCAATTGGCAGTGGAATTTTCCATTAATCTCACAAAAGTTAATTTTAAAAGAAATCTACTTAGAATGTCAGTGCTTAGCAAACCAGTGA
- a CDS encoding adaptor protein MecA — protein MEMEHINENTIRVLIKSEDLAARGITFLDLLGNHNEIESFFYSILEEVDVNEEFKGSEAVTFQVLPKGDGLELFISKNIPNEEFTNLEQIADGSPEEVSDFLKKHIAEQLQEVEETEEETTDIKREYVFEMIDFEQMIQLAHEFDSENIVSNLYELNHFYFLEVRFTDEYLLKNQIDDYLACLSEFARLSQVTPEVLAEHGKLLMEQDALEITRRYF, from the coding sequence ATGGAAATGGAACATATTAACGAAAATACAATTCGTGTTCTCATTAAAAGCGAAGATTTAGCTGCCCGGGGAATTACCTTTTTGGATTTATTAGGTAACCACAATGAAATTGAAAGCTTCTTTTATAGTATTTTAGAAGAAGTGGACGTTAACGAGGAATTCAAAGGCAGTGAAGCTGTTACTTTCCAAGTTTTACCAAAGGGTGATGGATTGGAGTTATTTATCAGTAAAAATATTCCCAACGAAGAATTTACTAACTTGGAACAAATTGCTGATGGCAGCCCTGAAGAGGTGAGTGATTTCTTGAAAAAACATATTGCCGAACAATTACAAGAAGTCGAAGAAACAGAAGAAGAAACAACAGATATTAAACGCGAATATGTCTTTGAAATGATAGATTTTGAACAGATGATTCAACTAGCTCATGAATTTGATAGTGAAAATATTGTAAGTAATCTTTATGAGTTAAATCATTTTTATTTCTTGGAAGTCCGTTTTACAGATGAATACCTGTTGAAAAATCAAATTGATGATTACTTAGCTTGTCTAAGTGAGTTTGCTCGTCTGAGCCAAGTAACACCAGAAGTATTAGCTGAACACGGCAAACTCTTAATGGAACAAGATGCTTTAGAAATCACTCGTCGTTATTTCTAA
- the spxA gene encoding transcriptional regulator SpxA — MLTLYTSPSCTSCRKARAWLQEHEIPFVERNIFSEPLNITELKAILQMTEDGTEEIISTRSKVFQKLNIDLDELPLKELLDLVQNNPGLLRRPIMIDEKRLQVGFNEDEIRRFLPREVRQLELRHAQLMAGL, encoded by the coding sequence TTGTTGACACTTTATACTTCCCCTAGCTGTACATCGTGCAGAAAAGCTCGCGCGTGGTTGCAAGAGCACGAGATTCCCTTTGTAGAACGCAACATTTTTTCAGAACCTTTGAATATCACTGAATTAAAGGCGATTTTGCAAATGACAGAAGACGGAACCGAAGAAATTATTTCGACACGGTCAAAGGTCTTCCAAAAATTGAATATTGATTTAGATGAATTACCATTAAAAGAATTGTTGGATTTAGTACAAAATAATCCTGGTTTGTTACGTCGGCCTATTATGATTGATGAAAAGCGTCTACAAGTTGGTTTTAACGAAGACGAAATTAGACGTTTCTTACCAAGAGAAGTACGCCAATTAGAATTACGACATGCACAATTAATGGCTGGATTATAA
- a CDS encoding HAD family hydrolase: MINAIVFDVDDTIYDQQQPFRNAVHRIIPLVEDDDMYDLYIRFRFHSDETFCKVTNGEWTLTYMRNYRIMESLKDLDYPQITEDTALEFQKIYEEELDNIVMHATVLETLNFLKSQDIPISIITNGPTDHQYKKVVQLNLNNWVKDNNVIISQATGFEKPDRRIFQLAEKEFNLTAEKTLYVGDSFENDVIGSKSAGWKSLWFNHRNRKIPKGKQAIHDIELTSFDQLAPTIKAIFAK, encoded by the coding sequence TTGATTAACGCAATTGTTTTTGACGTCGATGATACAATTTATGATCAGCAACAACCTTTTCGCAACGCTGTCCACCGTATTATTCCTTTGGTAGAAGATGATGATATGTACGACCTTTATATCCGTTTTCGTTTCCATAGTGATGAAACGTTTTGTAAAGTTACAAACGGAGAATGGACATTAACCTATATGCGCAACTATCGCATTATGGAATCTTTAAAAGATTTAGATTATCCCCAAATCACTGAAGACACTGCATTGGAATTTCAAAAAATTTATGAAGAAGAACTCGATAATATCGTCATGCACGCTACCGTTTTAGAAACTTTAAATTTTTTAAAGTCGCAGGATATTCCTATCAGTATTATCACAAACGGACCCACTGACCATCAGTATAAAAAGGTGGTGCAACTCAATCTCAATAACTGGGTCAAAGATAATAATGTTATTATTTCGCAAGCGACAGGATTTGAAAAACCCGATCGTAGAATTTTTCAGCTTGCTGAAAAAGAATTCAATCTTACGGCAGAAAAAACATTATACGTCGGTGATAGCTTTGAAAATGACGTTATCGGATCTAAAAGTGCTGGTTGGAAATCACTTTGGTTTAATCACCGCAATCGAAAAATTCCAAAAGGCAAACAAGCCATTCACGATATCGAGCTAACTTCATTTGACCAATTAGCACCAACAATTAAAGCAATTTTTGCTAAATAG
- a CDS encoding DEAD/DEAH box helicase has protein sequence MKWSIPEKVIERGRTYLNEGRVLSVTPDPANKVWHAVVLGSEEYLVDLDATAKEEDYCQCPYWEEHHYCKHTVAVELFLRQQGKTRFMSSMEMPVKSKFSTAEMFTNGFAKLKLPVVETAVVPLRLQFNIEAIETNPYHKELAVFGVSLKVGQRGVARNYIVKNVYKFLQAYSEHKKILINKQHSFLIEPRAFTNDVNEALDVLWGMAQTQQLMGQTGILVNGKLDKKYLLVPIGWGQRLLEMLGNLGGTFTYNEKKISPITFSENKLPLAFAVKKTADQFILSIEKNYDQVFNYYHWGVMDEKIHPLSSSQQEIYLTLDQLLKRIEKKEIVYAKKELSILFKQVLPLLRQIGKVTIAKEVYEYISDEDLTISFILRKKKGQIAVELQFAYGSAIFSSDPAHNVSHENQPEVLRDYQKEDRARHLLQQQGYEENNNGFSKELPTASALYYFFTRELPTLQQLGTVKLGKKLRELYLDAHKIEPEVKVDSDGSWLDVHFDISGIGEKEIDNILQSLLNQDAFYTLSNGQILSLETPEFQETSAVLQKLRQTNSQDGIIKMPLNQGLVLQEQLKAAKVSFSDTFTQMAKDLTHPENYPAELPQGLHADLRPYQVTGFRWLKMLSHYQFGGILADEMGLGKTLQTIAYLLSEKQADTDKTTLIVAPASLTFNWLAELKKFAPGLNAVVVGGNKQERMHCLSQPMDIYITSYASLRQDIALYQELTLDQLILDEAQMVKNAATKTAKALRSLIIPHRFALSGTPIENNLEELWSLFEMIMPGFFPSQQRYRQLSAEQIAQMIKPFVLRRDKATVLKDLPEKLETNYYSALTEDQKKIYLAYLRQMREEISQMDAAAFKKNRISILAGLTRLRQICCDPKLFIDDYEGTSGKLEQVKDLIQAAQENGRRVLLFSQFTGMLSIIEEELAKLGYNSFYLRGSTPPKERIKMVDAFNQGEKDVFLISLKAGGTGLNLTGADTVILYDLWWNPAVEEQAAGRAHRIGQEKVVEVWRMIAEGTIEERMNALQQDKRELFQKVIQGNETQLQQLTEADIRMILSAGE, from the coding sequence GTGAAGTGGAGTATTCCTGAAAAAGTGATTGAACGAGGGCGAACATACCTCAATGAAGGAAGAGTACTATCAGTAACGCCGGATCCGGCCAATAAAGTCTGGCATGCTGTTGTATTAGGTAGTGAAGAATATCTAGTGGATTTGGATGCTACGGCTAAAGAAGAAGATTATTGCCAATGTCCATATTGGGAAGAACACCATTATTGTAAACATACGGTGGCAGTGGAACTCTTTTTGCGACAACAAGGGAAAACACGGTTTATGAGCAGCATGGAAATGCCTGTCAAAAGTAAATTTTCAACAGCAGAAATGTTTACAAATGGATTTGCTAAATTAAAATTACCCGTCGTAGAAACTGCAGTCGTTCCACTACGACTACAGTTTAATATTGAAGCAATTGAAACGAATCCTTACCATAAAGAGTTAGCAGTTTTTGGTGTTAGTTTAAAAGTTGGCCAGCGTGGTGTTGCGCGAAATTATATCGTTAAAAACGTTTATAAGTTTCTTCAAGCTTACTCTGAGCATAAAAAGATTTTAATTAATAAACAACATAGTTTTTTAATTGAACCAAGAGCTTTTACAAATGATGTAAATGAAGCCTTGGATGTTTTATGGGGAATGGCTCAAACACAGCAATTAATGGGACAGACCGGAATTTTAGTCAATGGAAAATTAGATAAAAAGTATTTGCTGGTTCCGATTGGATGGGGACAAAGATTATTGGAAATGCTGGGGAATTTGGGTGGTACATTCACTTACAACGAAAAGAAAATAAGTCCGATTACATTTTCTGAGAACAAATTACCCCTTGCTTTTGCAGTTAAGAAAACAGCAGATCAATTTATCTTATCTATTGAAAAAAATTATGATCAAGTGTTTAACTACTATCACTGGGGAGTGATGGATGAGAAAATTCACCCGCTGTCTAGTTCACAACAAGAAATCTATCTTACGTTGGACCAGTTGTTAAAACGGATTGAAAAAAAAGAGATAGTCTATGCAAAAAAAGAATTATCAATTTTATTTAAACAAGTCTTACCTTTATTGCGGCAAATTGGGAAAGTTACAATAGCTAAAGAAGTCTATGAATATATTAGTGATGAAGATTTAACGATTAGCTTTATTTTACGAAAGAAAAAAGGCCAAATCGCTGTTGAATTGCAATTTGCCTATGGCTCTGCAATTTTTTCAAGCGATCCTGCCCATAATGTCAGCCACGAAAACCAACCTGAAGTGTTACGAGATTATCAAAAAGAAGATCGAGCACGTCACTTGTTGCAACAACAAGGTTATGAGGAAAATAATAATGGTTTTAGTAAAGAATTGCCAACAGCAAGTGCATTGTATTATTTCTTCACTCGTGAACTACCTACTTTACAACAACTCGGTACAGTTAAATTGGGTAAAAAACTGCGGGAACTTTATTTAGACGCTCACAAAATTGAACCAGAAGTCAAAGTTGATAGTGATGGTTCTTGGCTGGATGTTCATTTTGATATATCTGGCATTGGAGAAAAAGAAATTGATAATATTTTACAAAGCCTGCTTAATCAAGATGCTTTTTATACATTGAGCAATGGCCAAATTCTTTCACTAGAAACACCAGAATTTCAAGAAACCAGTGCTGTTTTGCAAAAACTACGCCAAACAAATAGTCAAGACGGCATAATAAAAATGCCATTAAACCAAGGACTAGTCCTACAAGAACAACTAAAAGCTGCGAAAGTATCTTTTAGCGATACCTTTACTCAAATGGCAAAAGATTTGACACATCCAGAAAATTATCCAGCTGAATTGCCCCAAGGTCTGCATGCTGATTTACGACCATATCAAGTAACGGGATTTCGTTGGTTAAAAATGCTATCGCATTATCAATTTGGCGGTATTTTAGCTGATGAAATGGGTCTAGGAAAAACACTACAGACGATAGCTTATCTTTTATCTGAAAAACAAGCAGATACTGACAAAACCACGCTGATTGTCGCGCCAGCTAGTTTAACTTTTAACTGGTTAGCAGAATTGAAAAAGTTTGCCCCAGGCTTAAATGCGGTAGTTGTGGGAGGAAATAAACAAGAGCGGATGCACTGTTTAAGTCAACCGATGGATATTTACATCACTTCGTATGCCAGCTTGCGTCAAGATATCGCACTTTATCAAGAACTAACTTTAGATCAACTGATCTTAGACGAAGCACAAATGGTAAAAAATGCGGCTACGAAAACCGCAAAAGCGTTGCGTTCGCTGATTATTCCACATCGTTTCGCATTAAGTGGTACTCCGATTGAAAATAATTTAGAAGAATTGTGGTCTTTATTTGAAATGATTATGCCAGGTTTTTTCCCAAGTCAGCAACGCTATCGGCAGCTATCAGCAGAACAAATTGCTCAAATGATCAAGCCATTTGTTTTGCGTCGTGATAAAGCGACAGTATTAAAAGATCTACCAGAAAAACTGGAAACCAATTATTACAGTGCTTTGACAGAAGATCAAAAGAAGATTTACTTAGCTTATTTGCGTCAAATGCGTGAGGAAATCAGTCAAATGGATGCAGCTGCATTCAAAAAAAATCGTATCAGTATTTTGGCCGGCTTAACCCGGTTGCGTCAAATTTGTTGTGATCCAAAACTTTTCATTGATGACTATGAAGGTACTTCTGGTAAATTAGAGCAAGTAAAAGATTTAATACAAGCTGCACAAGAGAACGGCCGACGGGTTTTATTATTTTCTCAATTTACCGGTATGCTATCCATTATTGAAGAAGAACTGGCCAAACTGGGCTATAATAGCTTTTATTTGCGTGGAAGCACACCACCAAAAGAGCGTATTAAAATGGTGGATGCTTTTAATCAAGGAGAAAAAGATGTCTTTTTAATTTCGTTAAAGGCTGGGGGAACCGGTTTGAATTTGACAGGTGCAGATACAGTTATCCTCTATGATTTATGGTGGAATCCTGCTGTAGAAGAACAAGCAGCTGGTCGAGCTCATCGTATTGGCCAAGAAAAAGTTGTTGAAGTATGGCGTATGATTGCCGAAGGAACTATTGAAGAACGGATGAATGCCTTGCAACAAGACAAGCGTGAACTCTTTCAAAAAGTCATCCAAGGTAATGAAACTCAATTACAGCAATTGACAGAAGCAGATATTCGCATGATTTTAAGTGCAGGAGAATAA